The Paraphotobacterium marinum genome contains a region encoding:
- the dapF gene encoding diaminopimelate epimerase — protein MRVNFSKMHGLGNDFMVVDCITQNVFFSKDMIKRLGNRNTGVGFDQLLLVEAPYDPDIDFNYRIFNVDGSEVEQCGNGARCFASFVRRKGLSNKKNIKVSTKSGKYVLTIQPDKSVKVNMGKPIFEPEKIPFQATKKENTYIIREQGETIFFSVVSMGNPHAVITVNDIKNCNFNKVGKILESHHRFPNKVNVGFMQIISDNFIKLRVYERGVGETFACGSGACAAVAIGQSNNLLESKVRVELLGGTLDIMKDCSSDSIFLIGEAKHVFDGFLNI, from the coding sequence ATGAGAGTTAATTTTTCTAAAATGCACGGGTTAGGAAATGACTTTATGGTTGTTGATTGTATAACGCAAAATGTTTTCTTTTCTAAAGATATGATTAAACGATTAGGAAATAGAAATACTGGTGTAGGCTTTGATCAACTGCTTTTGGTTGAAGCACCATATGATCCAGATATTGATTTTAATTATAGAATTTTTAATGTTGATGGATCAGAGGTTGAACAATGTGGAAATGGTGCAAGGTGCTTCGCTAGCTTTGTCAGAAGAAAGGGTCTTTCCAATAAAAAAAATATTAAGGTAAGCACAAAGTCAGGTAAATATGTATTAACGATACAGCCAGATAAATCTGTAAAGGTTAATATGGGTAAGCCTATTTTTGAGCCTGAAAAAATTCCTTTTCAAGCTACAAAAAAAGAAAACACTTACATCATTCGAGAACAAGGTGAAACCATTTTTTTTAGTGTAGTTAGTATGGGAAACCCTCATGCAGTCATAACTGTAAATGATATTAAAAATTGTAATTTTAATAAAGTAGGTAAGATTTTAGAGTCACACCATCGCTTTCCTAATAAAGTCAATGTTGGTTTTATGCAAATAATTTCAGATAATTTTATAAAACTCAGAGTTTATGAAAGAGGGGTAGGTGAGACATTTGCATGTGGTTCGGGTGCATGTGCTGCTGTGGCTATTGGACAATCAAACAATTTATTAGAATCTAAGGTTCGAGTTGAGTTGCTAGGAGGAACACTAGATATAATGAAAGATTGCTCATCTGACTCAATATTTTTAATTGGTGAAGCAAAACATGTATTTGATGGTTTCTTGAATATTTAA
- a CDS encoding DUF484 family protein codes for MIDENDVILYIKNNPDFLEKNMGKFLDHDFYVERADTINLTKYHLKMLRKKNNHCESILNSIININDHNNKLSKKYLRLYSDLYLCTNKNELLERITKFSLNVNLEFRYIKKHLIKNNFLNELKFNNNIFLGTVDAKNLYELIDTTNQSDKYSVAIIRLDKHGYFLFKSSDVEHFNLSLDPSNLENLKMQVEFLLTIFKDS; via the coding sequence GTGATTGATGAAAATGATGTGATTTTATATATAAAAAATAATCCAGATTTTTTAGAGAAAAATATGGGCAAGTTTTTAGATCATGATTTTTATGTTGAAAGAGCTGATACTATTAATCTTACAAAATATCATTTAAAAATGCTTAGAAAAAAAAATAACCATTGTGAATCTATATTGAATAGTATTATCAATATAAACGATCATAATAATAAATTATCAAAAAAATATTTAAGGTTATATTCTGATTTGTATTTATGTACAAATAAAAATGAACTTCTTGAAAGGATTACAAAATTTTCATTAAATGTTAATTTAGAATTTAGGTATATTAAAAAACATCTAATTAAAAATAATTTTCTAAATGAGTTAAAATTTAATAATAATATTTTTTTAGGCACTGTAGACGCTAAAAACCTATATGAATTAATTGATACAACTAATCAATCAGATAAATATTCTGTAGCCATAATTCGTTTAGATAAACATGGCTACTTTCTTTTTAAAAGTTCAGATGTTGAGCATTTTAATTTATCTTTAGATCCAAGCAATTTAGAAAATTTAAAGA